Proteins co-encoded in one Vibrio fortis genomic window:
- a CDS encoding LysR family transcriptional regulator: MLLEGIETLLVLSKAKTMSRTGSLLYISQSAVSKRIANLEKKLGKKLIEPNGRQIKLSPDGIALIESIGPAFNELRGLIYEQQELEDTTLITLDSSKSLIAGYLGKMMGDFIQHDKYITITTNHTPRIIERVQSGKATLGLCAGVLPPHHGLMTFHLFDEPFYIVSSTRLDCLPDRVITNDMTNPANSYQLSLLEKFGVKPLMEMDAYTAAAQLALGGTGPALIPLSIVKTLNIAPQYLFSFEELKNLIRPIHICVRPNSYQSPRVKALIESIVDAVPKAV; encoded by the coding sequence ATGCTACTTGAAGGTATTGAAACACTGCTGGTACTCAGCAAAGCAAAAACCATGAGCCGTACTGGTAGCTTGTTGTACATCAGTCAGTCTGCAGTCAGCAAACGCATTGCTAACTTAGAAAAAAAACTCGGTAAGAAGCTCATTGAACCCAATGGGCGACAGATTAAGCTCTCTCCAGACGGCATTGCTCTTATCGAGAGTATCGGTCCTGCATTCAATGAATTGCGCGGGCTTATCTATGAACAGCAAGAGCTCGAAGATACTACGCTGATCACCTTAGATAGCTCCAAATCGTTGATTGCTGGCTACCTAGGTAAGATGATGGGCGACTTTATCCAACATGACAAATACATCACCATCACCACCAATCACACTCCAAGGATTATCGAACGAGTGCAATCAGGAAAGGCGACTCTGGGGTTGTGTGCAGGGGTGCTTCCTCCTCATCACGGGTTGATGACCTTTCATCTATTCGACGAGCCATTCTACATTGTGAGTTCGACGCGACTAGATTGTTTACCGGATCGCGTGATTACGAATGATATGACTAACCCGGCTAACAGTTATCAGTTATCACTGCTTGAGAAGTTTGGAGTTAAGCCACTAATGGAAATGGATGCTTATACCGCAGCGGCGCAACTGGCACTAGGTGGGACAGGGCCAGCGTTAATTCCACTCTCAATTGTCAAAACCCTCAACATTGCTCCTCAATATCTGTTTAGTTTTGAGGAGCTCAAAAATTTGATTCGCCCGATTCACATCTGTGTGCGACCAAATAGCTATCAATCACCACGCGTTAAAGCACTGATAGAATCCATTGTTGATGCTGTTCCCAAAGCAGTTTAG
- a CDS encoding flavodoxin family protein, with translation MRQIGIVFFSKCGATKAVAHALAEGVEALSQSVIMTEVLPSEIVEGRYINEQKLKQLSECDAIVFGSPTYMGSPAAQFKAFMDASSEPYCAKAWRNKFAAGFTTGGSLNGEQQQTLLSFFTLACQHGMLWIGLDASKHTDDLGLNRTGSNIGLVSSIDDGQESVNANDLLTAHYYGSRIATLVQELTSKE, from the coding sequence ATGCGTCAGATCGGTATTGTTTTCTTCTCTAAGTGCGGTGCAACCAAAGCTGTCGCCCATGCCCTCGCGGAAGGTGTCGAGGCTCTATCTCAATCTGTCATCATGACTGAGGTATTACCCAGTGAGATTGTAGAGGGTCGCTACATCAACGAACAGAAGCTCAAGCAACTTAGCGAGTGTGATGCGATTGTATTTGGCTCTCCAACTTACATGGGAAGCCCAGCGGCGCAATTTAAGGCATTTATGGACGCCAGCAGTGAGCCTTACTGCGCTAAAGCTTGGCGTAATAAATTCGCAGCAGGCTTCACCACAGGCGGCAGTCTTAATGGAGAGCAGCAACAGACACTACTGAGCTTTTTCACACTGGCATGTCAGCATGGAATGTTATGGATTGGACTTGATGCCTCTAAGCATACTGATGATTTAGGCCTCAATCGTACTGGCTCGAACATCGGCTTGGTATCGAGTATCGATGATGGGCAGGAGAGTGTAAATGCCAATGACCTACTCACTGCGCACTACTACGGCTCCAGAATCGCAACGCTAGTTCAAGAACTGACAAGTAAAGAGTAG
- a CDS encoding VOC family protein: MQAYVEHANITVSNIDDAVQFIQTAIPEFKERHRGQTNYRWCHIGTDDSYIALQEVVAREQTDRSPYLDVGINHIGIVVDDVDRVQKRLLDAGYEQNDIGEDNPFRKRVYFYDASGVEWEFIEYLTQDAENKNRYED, from the coding sequence ATGCAGGCTTATGTTGAACACGCAAATATCACCGTCAGTAACATTGATGACGCCGTCCAATTTATCCAAACCGCGATCCCTGAATTTAAAGAGCGCCATCGTGGACAAACCAATTATCGCTGGTGCCATATCGGTACTGACGACAGCTACATAGCACTTCAAGAGGTGGTTGCAAGAGAGCAAACCGATCGCTCCCCTTATCTAGATGTAGGTATCAATCACATTGGCATCGTTGTTGATGACGTTGACCGTGTTCAGAAGCGCTTATTAGATGCTGGTTATGAACAGAACGATATCGGAGAGGACAACCCGTTTCGCAAGCGCGTCTATTTTTACGATGCAAGCGGTGTTGAGTGGGAGTTCATTGAATACCTCACACAAGATGCAGAAAACAAAAATCGCTACGAGGATTAA
- the btuF gene encoding vitamin B12 ABC transporter substrate-binding protein BtuF: MKFSISFAAVSALSFCLWHPNALAEPHGDAKRVISLAPHATELAYSAGLGDNLIAVSERSDYPPEADKLPKVANYQGIKVEKIIALQPDLILAWPAGNPPRELAKLKQFGLEIYYSQTKSLDSIASNIEHLSQYSSDPKVGLNNAKAYRDQLEQLRAKYQDAEPVQYFYQLSEKPIITVAQGHWPSEVFEFCGGQNIFEDAATSYPQVSIEQVVLKKPEVIFTSRHAIENGTMWSHWGEEIPAVEKEQIWSLNSDWINRPTTRTLQAIQQVCDYFDKARQNR, encoded by the coding sequence GTGAAGTTTTCCATCTCTTTTGCAGCTGTCTCTGCACTTTCATTCTGTTTATGGCACCCCAATGCACTGGCAGAACCTCATGGCGACGCGAAGCGTGTCATCAGCCTTGCTCCTCACGCCACAGAGTTGGCTTACAGTGCAGGACTGGGTGACAACTTGATTGCTGTGAGCGAAAGAAGCGATTATCCGCCTGAGGCTGATAAGTTACCTAAAGTCGCTAACTATCAAGGAATTAAGGTTGAGAAGATCATCGCACTTCAACCCGACTTGATACTGGCTTGGCCAGCGGGAAACCCACCAAGAGAGCTTGCGAAACTCAAACAGTTTGGCTTAGAGATCTACTACTCACAAACCAAGAGCTTAGACAGTATCGCCAGCAATATTGAGCACCTTAGCCAATACTCAAGCGATCCAAAGGTTGGGCTTAACAATGCCAAAGCGTATCGAGATCAGCTTGAGCAACTCAGAGCTAAGTATCAAGACGCCGAGCCTGTACAATACTTCTACCAACTGAGTGAGAAGCCTATTATTACTGTCGCGCAAGGTCACTGGCCAAGTGAAGTGTTTGAGTTCTGCGGTGGACAAAACATCTTCGAAGATGCCGCGACCTCTTACCCACAAGTAAGCATTGAGCAAGTGGTTCTTAAAAAGCCAGAAGTTATCTTCACCTCTCGCCATGCCATTGAGAACGGCACCATGTGGAGTCATTGGGGTGAAGAGATCCCTGCAGTTGAAAAAGAGCAGATTTGGTCGCTCAATTCTGACTGGATAAATCGCCCAACAACACGAACATTGCAAGCAATCCAACAGGTGTGCGATTACTTTGATAAAGCCCGTCAAAATCGCTAA
- the carA gene encoding glutamine-hydrolyzing carbamoyl-phosphate synthase small subunit, with protein MKKSALLVLEDGTVFHGESIGADGSAVGEVVFNTSMTGYQEILTDPSYSQQIVTLTYPHIGNTGTNSEDEESSSIHSQGLVIRDLPLIASNFRNEQSLSDYLKSQNVVGIADIDTRKLTRILREKGAQNGCIVAGNNIDEALALAKAKEFPGLKGMDLAKEVTTKEAYQWKQGSWTLTGGLPEAKADSELPYHVVAYDFGAKRNILRMLVDRGCRLTVVPAETSAEEVLALNPDGVFLSNGPGDPEPCTYAIEATKVFLEKGLPIFGICLGHQILALASGAKTVKMKFGHHGANHPVKDLDRDVVMITSQNHGFAADEETLPENLRATHKSLFDGSLQGIHRTDKPAFSFQGHPEASPGPEDAAPLFDHFIELIKQHTA; from the coding sequence TTGAAAAAGTCAGCATTGCTAGTCCTAGAAGATGGGACAGTATTCCACGGTGAATCCATTGGCGCAGACGGTTCTGCTGTTGGTGAAGTCGTTTTTAATACCTCGATGACGGGGTACCAAGAAATCCTCACTGATCCTTCCTATTCTCAACAAATTGTAACGCTTACTTACCCTCACATTGGCAATACCGGAACCAATTCCGAAGACGAAGAATCCTCTTCAATCCACTCTCAAGGCCTTGTGATTCGCGATCTCCCTCTTATCGCTTCTAACTTCCGTAATGAACAATCCCTTTCTGATTACCTAAAGTCGCAAAACGTTGTTGGTATCGCTGATATCGATACTCGTAAGCTGACGCGTATTCTTCGCGAGAAGGGTGCTCAAAACGGTTGTATCGTAGCGGGTAACAACATCGACGAGGCTCTAGCGCTGGCTAAGGCTAAAGAATTCCCTGGCCTAAAAGGTATGGACCTTGCGAAAGAAGTTACAACAAAAGAAGCGTATCAATGGAAACAGGGTTCGTGGACGCTTACGGGTGGACTTCCTGAAGCGAAAGCAGACTCAGAATTGCCATATCACGTTGTTGCCTATGACTTCGGTGCAAAACGCAACATCCTTCGCATGCTTGTTGACCGCGGCTGTCGCCTAACGGTTGTTCCTGCTGAAACATCAGCGGAAGAAGTTCTAGCACTGAACCCAGACGGTGTTTTCCTTTCAAATGGCCCTGGTGACCCAGAACCATGTACTTACGCGATTGAAGCGACAAAAGTATTCCTAGAGAAAGGCCTACCAATCTTCGGTATCTGTCTTGGCCACCAAATCCTAGCGCTAGCTTCTGGTGCGAAGACGGTGAAGATGAAGTTTGGTCACCACGGTGCAAACCACCCAGTTAAAGATTTAGATCGTGATGTTGTGATGATCACTTCACAAAACCACGGTTTTGCTGCAGATGAAGAGACGCTGCCTGAAAATCTACGTGCAACGCACAAGTCGCTATTTGATGGTTCTCTGCAAGGTATCCACCGCACAGATAAGCCAGCATTCAGCTTCCAAGGTCACCCAGAAGCGAGCCCAGGTCCAGAAGATGCGGCACCGCTTTTCGACCACTTCATTGAACTAATTAAACAGCACACAGCGTAA
- a CDS encoding TRIC cation channel family protein has translation MDSMLLYFIDLFGTAIFAISGVFVAGRLKMDPFGVAVLGSVTAIGGGTIRDMALGATPVFWITDTTYLWVILITCLLTMIIVRRPKRLPWWILPVCDAIGLAVFVGIGVEKSLSYQDSALVAIIMGVITGCGGGIIRDVLAREVPMILRSEVYATACIIGGVFHTTALSMGQDSETAFLAGVFSTLLIRLGAIRWHLSLPTFALNK, from the coding sequence ATGGACTCCATGCTGCTTTATTTTATCGATTTATTCGGTACGGCTATTTTTGCCATCTCTGGCGTATTTGTCGCTGGCCGCTTGAAAATGGACCCATTTGGTGTCGCCGTTCTAGGCAGTGTGACTGCAATTGGTGGTGGTACTATTCGCGATATGGCGTTGGGTGCCACTCCGGTATTCTGGATCACCGATACCACTTACCTGTGGGTTATCCTTATTACCTGTCTACTTACGATGATCATCGTAAGACGCCCAAAGCGTCTCCCATGGTGGATTCTGCCTGTGTGTGATGCAATCGGTTTGGCAGTGTTTGTTGGCATTGGTGTCGAGAAATCGTTGAGCTATCAAGACTCGGCACTGGTCGCGATCATCATGGGTGTGATTACTGGCTGTGGCGGCGGTATTATCCGTGATGTATTGGCGCGTGAAGTACCGATGATCCTACGAAGCGAAGTGTACGCGACAGCGTGTATCATCGGTGGTGTATTCCATACAACGGCTTTAAGTATGGGACAAGACTCCGAAACAGCTTTCCTAGCCGGTGTCTTCTCTACCCTGTTGATTCGTCTAGGCGCGATTCGTTGGCACCTCTCTCTGCCAACATTTGCACTCAACAAATAG
- the dapB gene encoding 4-hydroxy-tetrahydrodipicolinate reductase, with protein MEIDAVVRIAIAGAAGRMGRNLVKATHHNKDATVGAGSERPESSLVGVDIGELCGEGRFEVALVDDLAKVVEEFDVIVDFTAPVSTLANIELCKTHGKKLVIGTTGFSEEEKQVIAAASKEMPIVMAPNYSVGVNLVFKLLEKAAKVMGDYCDVEIVEAHHRHKVDAPSGTAIGMGEAIAGAMGNELNDVAVWAREGITGERTKDEIGFATIRAGDIIGEHTAMFADIGERVEITHKATDRMTFANGAIKAAVWLDSKPAGFYTMTDVLGLNEL; from the coding sequence ATGGAGATAGATGCAGTGGTAAGAATTGCAATTGCAGGAGCAGCAGGTCGCATGGGCCGTAACTTGGTGAAAGCTACTCACCACAACAAAGATGCGACGGTTGGTGCTGGTTCAGAGCGCCCGGAGTCATCGCTGGTCGGTGTCGATATCGGTGAGCTGTGTGGTGAAGGTCGTTTTGAGGTTGCTCTGGTCGATGATCTAGCAAAAGTGGTGGAAGAGTTTGATGTGATTGTCGACTTTACTGCCCCAGTAAGCACTCTCGCGAACATCGAGCTGTGTAAAACGCATGGCAAAAAACTTGTGATTGGTACAACCGGTTTCTCGGAAGAAGAGAAACAAGTTATCGCTGCTGCATCAAAAGAGATGCCAATTGTTATGGCGCCTAATTACAGTGTCGGCGTTAACCTTGTGTTTAAGCTTCTTGAAAAAGCGGCCAAGGTGATGGGCGACTATTGTGATGTTGAAATTGTTGAAGCGCACCATCGTCACAAAGTCGATGCACCATCAGGTACTGCGATTGGAATGGGTGAAGCGATTGCTGGGGCGATGGGTAATGAACTGAACGATGTTGCAGTATGGGCTCGTGAAGGTATTACTGGTGAGCGAACTAAAGATGAGATCGGCTTTGCGACGATTCGTGCCGGCGACATTATTGGTGAGCACACGGCGATGTTTGCCGATATCGGTGAACGTGTCGAAATTACCCACAAGGCAACGGATCGCATGACCTTTGCTAACGGTGCTATCAAGGCTGCGGTTTGGTTAGATAGCAAGCCTGCAGGCTTTTATACCATGACAGATGTGCTTGGTTTGAATGAGCTATAA
- the carB gene encoding carbamoyl-phosphate synthase large subunit → MPKRTDIKSILILGAGPIVIGQACEFDYSGAQACKALREEGYRVILVNSNPATIMTDPDMADATYIEPIQWEVVRNIIAKEKPDAVLPTMGGQTALNCALDLEKYGVLEEFGVEMIGATADAIDKAEDRSRFDKAMKSIGLECPRADTAKTMEEAYAVLDMVGFPCIIRPSFTMGGTGGGIAYNKEEFEEICRRGLDLSPTNELLIDESLIGWKEYEMEVVRDKNDNCIIVCAIENFDPMGIHTGDSITVAPAQTLTDKEYQLMRNASLAVLREIGVETGGSNVQFGINPKDGRMVIIEMNPRVSRSSALASKATGFPIAKIAAKLAVGFTLDELMNDITGGATPASFEPTIDYVVTKIPRFNFEKFAGANDRLTTQMKSVGEVMAIGRNQQESLQKALRGLEVGATGFDEMVDLDAPDALTTIRHELKEAGAERIWYIADAFRAGMSVDGVFNLTQIDRWFLVQIEDIVKLEQDLKAKGFAGLNKEELNKLKRKGFADARLSKILGVAESEIRRLRDQYDIHPVYKRVDTCAAEFSSDTAYMYSSYDEECEANPTEKDKIMILGGGPNRIGQGIEFDYCCVHASLALREDGYETIMVNCNPETVSTDYDTSDRLYFEPVTLEDVLAIARVEKPKGVIVQYGGQTPLKLARALEAAGVPIIGTSPDAIDRAEDRERFQVAVDRLGLLQPENATVTTMEQAVEKSREIGYPLVVRPSYVLGGRAMEIVYDEQDLRRYFNEAVSVSNESPVLLDSFLDDAVEVDIDAICDGERVVIGGIMEHIEQAGVHSGDSACSLPAYTLSQEIQDVMREQVEKLAFELGVRGLMNTQFAVKNNKVYLIEVNPRAARTVPFVSKATGAPIAKIAARVMAGQSLEAQGFTKEIIPPYYSVKEVVLPFNKFPGVDPLLGPEMRSTGEVMGVGATFAEAYAKAELGCGNVYPEGGRALLSVRAGDKERVVDLASKLSKLGYQLDATHGTAVILGEAGINPRLVNKVHEGRPHILDRIKNNEYTYIVNTAAGRQAIEDSKVLRRGALAEKVNYTTTLNAAFATCMAHTADAKTTVTSVQELHAQVKASEA, encoded by the coding sequence ATGCCAAAACGTACTGACATTAAAAGTATTCTAATTCTAGGTGCTGGCCCGATCGTTATCGGCCAAGCATGTGAGTTCGATTACTCTGGTGCTCAAGCTTGTAAAGCGCTTCGCGAAGAAGGTTACCGAGTTATTCTAGTTAACTCGAACCCAGCGACCATCATGACTGACCCAGACATGGCTGATGCAACTTACATCGAGCCAATCCAATGGGAAGTTGTTCGCAACATCATTGCGAAAGAGAAGCCAGATGCAGTTCTACCTACGATGGGTGGCCAAACAGCACTTAACTGTGCACTAGACCTAGAGAAATACGGTGTTCTTGAAGAGTTTGGTGTAGAGATGATCGGTGCAACGGCTGACGCTATCGATAAAGCAGAAGACCGTTCTCGTTTCGATAAGGCGATGAAGTCTATCGGCCTTGAGTGTCCACGTGCTGACACTGCGAAAACCATGGAAGAAGCTTACGCTGTTCTAGATATGGTTGGCTTCCCTTGTATCATCCGTCCATCATTCACTATGGGTGGTACTGGCGGTGGTATCGCATACAACAAAGAAGAGTTCGAAGAGATCTGTCGTCGCGGTTTAGACCTTTCTCCAACAAACGAACTTCTAATCGATGAATCTCTTATCGGTTGGAAAGAGTACGAGATGGAAGTCGTTCGTGATAAGAACGACAACTGCATCATCGTATGTGCGATTGAAAACTTCGACCCAATGGGTATCCACACCGGTGACTCAATCACGGTTGCACCAGCACAGACTCTAACAGACAAAGAGTACCAATTGATGCGTAACGCTTCTCTAGCGGTACTGCGTGAGATTGGTGTTGAAACTGGTGGTTCTAACGTACAGTTTGGTATCAACCCGAAAGATGGCCGCATGGTTATCATCGAGATGAACCCACGTGTATCTCGCTCTTCTGCTCTAGCTTCTAAAGCAACTGGTTTCCCAATCGCTAAGATTGCAGCGAAACTGGCTGTTGGCTTCACACTAGACGAGCTAATGAACGACATCACGGGTGGCGCAACTCCAGCATCATTCGAACCAACTATCGACTACGTAGTAACTAAGATTCCTCGTTTTAACTTCGAGAAATTTGCAGGTGCTAACGACCGTCTAACGACGCAAATGAAGTCAGTTGGTGAAGTTATGGCTATCGGCCGTAACCAGCAAGAATCTCTACAAAAAGCACTTCGCGGCCTAGAAGTTGGCGCGACTGGCTTTGACGAAATGGTTGACCTAGATGCGCCAGATGCACTAACGACTATCCGTCACGAACTAAAAGAAGCAGGCGCAGAGCGTATTTGGTACATCGCGGATGCGTTCCGTGCAGGTATGTCAGTAGATGGCGTATTCAACCTAACGCAAATCGACCGTTGGTTCCTAGTTCAAATCGAAGACATCGTTAAGCTTGAGCAAGATCTTAAAGCGAAAGGCTTTGCTGGTCTGAACAAAGAAGAGCTTAACAAACTGAAGCGTAAAGGTTTTGCTGATGCTCGCCTATCTAAGATTCTAGGTGTTGCTGAGAGCGAAATCCGTCGTCTGCGCGACCAATACGATATTCACCCTGTGTACAAGCGTGTTGATACGTGTGCGGCTGAGTTCTCTTCTGATACAGCTTACATGTACTCATCTTACGATGAAGAGTGTGAAGCGAACCCAACAGAAAAAGATAAGATTATGATTCTAGGCGGCGGTCCAAACCGTATCGGCCAAGGTATCGAATTTGACTACTGTTGTGTACACGCATCACTAGCACTACGTGAAGATGGCTACGAAACTATCATGGTTAACTGTAACCCTGAGACAGTTTCTACTGACTACGACACGTCTGACCGTCTGTACTTCGAACCAGTAACACTGGAAGACGTACTAGCAATCGCTCGCGTTGAGAAGCCAAAAGGCGTTATCGTTCAGTACGGTGGTCAAACACCACTTAAACTGGCTCGCGCACTTGAAGCGGCTGGCGTGCCAATCATCGGTACTAGCCCTGACGCAATTGACCGTGCAGAAGACCGTGAGCGTTTCCAAGTCGCTGTTGACCGCCTAGGTCTTCTACAGCCAGAAAACGCGACAGTAACGACGATGGAGCAAGCGGTAGAGAAATCTCGTGAAATCGGTTACCCACTGGTTGTACGTCCTTCTTACGTACTTGGTGGTCGTGCGATGGAAATCGTATACGACGAGCAAGACCTACGTCGCTACTTCAACGAAGCTGTGAGCGTATCAAACGAGTCTCCAGTACTACTAGATAGCTTCCTAGACGACGCAGTTGAAGTCGATATCGATGCTATCTGTGACGGTGAGCGCGTGGTTATCGGCGGTATCATGGAGCACATCGAGCAAGCGGGTGTTCACTCTGGTGACTCAGCATGTTCTCTTCCTGCATACACGCTAAGCCAAGAAATCCAAGACGTAATGCGTGAGCAAGTTGAAAAGCTAGCATTCGAGCTAGGTGTTCGCGGTCTAATGAACACGCAGTTTGCTGTGAAGAACAACAAAGTATACCTAATCGAGGTGAACCCTCGTGCAGCGCGTACAGTACCGTTCGTATCGAAAGCAACAGGTGCTCCAATCGCTAAGATTGCTGCACGTGTTATGGCGGGTCAATCTTTAGAGGCTCAAGGCTTCACTAAAGAGATCATCCCACCATACTATTCTGTTAAAGAAGTAGTACTACCGTTCAACAAATTCCCAGGTGTTGACCCACTGTTAGGCCCAGAAATGCGCTCTACAGGTGAGGTTATGGGTGTTGGTGCAACGTTCGCAGAAGCATACGCAAAAGCGGAACTGGGTTGTGGCAATGTTTACCCTGAAGGTGGTCGTGCACTGCTTTCTGTTCGCGCTGGTGATAAAGAGCGTGTGGTTGACCTAGCATCTAAGCTTTCTAAGCTTGGTTACCAACTAGACGCGACACACGGCACTGCGGTTATTCTTGGCGAAGCAGGTATCAACCCACGTCTAGTGAACAAGGTACACGAAGGTCGCCCTCACATTCTTGACCGTATCAAGAACAATGAGTACACCTACATCGTGAACACGGCTGCAGGTCGTCAAGCGATTGAAGATTCTAAAGTTCTTCGTCGTGGCGCTCTAGCTGAGAAAGTGAACTACACAACAACGCTAAACGCTGCGTTCGCAACGTGTATGGCTCACACAGCTGACGCGAAAACAACAGTAACTTCAGTACAAGAGCTTCACGCTCAAGTTAAAGCTTCTGAAGCATAA
- the mutT gene encoding 8-oxo-dGTP diphosphatase MutT, with amino-acid sequence MKRIHIVAGIIFNQDKSEIFITKRPSDKHKGGFWEFPGGKVEEGETIEQAMVRELNEEIGITVTEQSLFEHLEFDYPEKSLKFDFICVTAFEQEPYGKEGQQGQWVAIEALPNYEFPEANVPILQRVVKEYS; translated from the coding sequence ATGAAAAGAATTCATATTGTAGCGGGCATTATCTTTAATCAGGATAAATCGGAAATCTTTATTACTAAGCGCCCGAGTGATAAGCACAAAGGTGGATTTTGGGAATTTCCCGGTGGCAAGGTTGAAGAGGGCGAGACTATTGAACAAGCCATGGTGCGTGAGCTCAATGAGGAAATTGGTATTACGGTTACTGAGCAGAGCTTGTTTGAACACCTAGAGTTTGACTATCCAGAAAAGTCTCTCAAGTTTGATTTCATCTGTGTTACTGCTTTCGAGCAGGAGCCTTATGGCAAAGAAGGACAACAAGGGCAGTGGGTTGCCATTGAAGCTTTGCCAAACTACGAATTCCCAGAAGCAAACGTGCCGATTTTACAGCGTGTAGTAAAAGAGTACTCGTAA
- a CDS encoding TSUP family transporter, whose translation MDITIEILAILFFVATAAGFIDAMAGGGGLLTLPALLAAGVPPTQALATNKLQSSFGSFSASWYFVRNGIVSIKEMRFAILCTFIGSGIGAELVQYLDASLLTSLIPLLLIAISLYFLLAPQTKTNEGKQRISEAMFALCVGGGVGFYDGFFGPGTGSIFTVCFVAIGHFSLVDATARTKVLNFTSNIAALIFFIIAGLPIWELGLVMAVGGFIGAQLGAKVVVTKGQKWIRPLVIVMSMLMASKLLWEQHQQWILSVL comes from the coding sequence ATGGACATTACCATTGAGATTCTAGCGATACTGTTTTTTGTCGCGACAGCTGCTGGCTTTATTGATGCGATGGCTGGTGGTGGTGGACTGTTAACTCTCCCTGCACTTTTGGCCGCAGGCGTTCCGCCGACTCAAGCATTGGCGACCAATAAACTACAGAGCTCTTTTGGTAGCTTTTCAGCAAGCTGGTACTTTGTGCGTAACGGTATTGTGAGTATCAAAGAGATGCGTTTCGCCATCTTATGTACCTTTATTGGCTCTGGGATTGGTGCTGAGCTGGTACAGTATCTCGATGCGAGTTTGTTAACTAGCTTGATCCCGCTGCTACTGATTGCGATCTCACTCTATTTCCTGTTAGCCCCACAAACTAAGACCAACGAAGGCAAGCAACGTATCTCGGAGGCGATGTTTGCGTTATGTGTCGGTGGTGGTGTGGGGTTCTATGATGGCTTCTTTGGACCGGGCACCGGTTCTATCTTCACCGTCTGTTTTGTCGCAATTGGTCACTTCTCTTTAGTCGATGCGACCGCGCGTACCAAGGTTCTAAATTTCACATCGAATATCGCTGCACTGATCTTCTTCATTATTGCTGGCCTGCCAATCTGGGAGCTTGGCTTAGTCATGGCTGTCGGTGGCTTTATTGGTGCGCAACTGGGTGCCAAGGTGGTGGTCACCAAAGGACAAAAGTGGATCCGCCCTTTAGTGATCGTGATGTCAATGCTGATGGCTTCTAAACTGCTTTGGGAACAGCATCAACAATGGATTCTATCAGTGCTTTAA
- a CDS encoding cobalamin biosynthesis family protein, with protein sequence MQTLFDQVFANGVLLVMWGALLFHLILPIPHAAHPVTLWHKFAELLADKVNNNRNYSQSLISGTLAWLLMCFPALILLIALKPLMWQPQLFELALLLLAIDWRNNEKLASQLIRALSKDDKPQARKLLAPVVNRQTDTLSTLGLGKASAETLIMGYGRNVICVLFWYAIGGGIAALMYRLTVELARAWSPSRQRFAPFGSSVVKVVAVLEFIPLRLFALMIVVGHNASNTFSMMLTQSRSWPLPGPAWLITSAGNKLELSLGGPAIYDDVKAVRAKLGGRIAPSALHLAQLQKMLAWRILAWLLIQSALLLIIHQGI encoded by the coding sequence ATGCAAACACTGTTTGATCAGGTATTTGCAAATGGCGTGCTCCTCGTAATGTGGGGGGCACTGCTCTTTCATTTAATTTTACCGATTCCTCACGCTGCTCACCCAGTTACTCTATGGCATAAGTTCGCTGAACTGCTCGCCGACAAAGTAAACAACAATCGCAACTACTCACAGAGCTTAATCTCTGGAACCTTAGCTTGGTTGCTGATGTGTTTTCCCGCTCTCATCCTGCTTATCGCCCTCAAACCTTTGATGTGGCAGCCGCAACTATTTGAACTTGCCCTGTTGTTACTGGCTATTGATTGGCGCAACAACGAGAAGCTAGCCAGCCAACTGATTCGAGCGCTAAGCAAAGACGATAAACCACAAGCACGCAAACTGCTCGCGCCTGTCGTTAATCGACAAACCGATACCTTGTCTACGTTAGGACTCGGAAAAGCCTCTGCCGAAACTCTGATTATGGGTTACGGTCGCAACGTCATCTGTGTGCTCTTTTGGTATGCCATTGGCGGCGGTATTGCGGCACTTATGTATCGCTTAACTGTAGAACTAGCACGTGCCTGGTCGCCAAGCCGACAACGTTTTGCTCCATTTGGTTCGAGTGTCGTTAAAGTGGTCGCCGTTTTAGAGTTTATTCCCCTACGACTGTTTGCGTTAATGATTGTGGTAGGACATAACGCAAGTAACACCTTTTCGATGATGCTGACTCAAAGCCGCTCTTGGCCACTACCGGGGCCAGCATGGCTTATCACATCCGCAGGCAACAAACTTGAACTGTCACTAGGCGGCCCAGCCATTTATGATGACGTCAAAGCAGTACGAGCAAAACTAGGTGGCCGCATTGCACCCTCTGCACTGCATTTAGCCCAACTGCAAAAAATGCTCGCTTGGCGAATATTGGCGTGGTTACTGATTCAAAGCGCTCTACTCTTGATTATTCACCAAGGGATTTAA